A single region of the Halobellus ruber genome encodes:
- the folP gene encoding dihydropteroate synthase — MDYHAAADYLTSFQQRRPKLGIDTTARMLSHLGDPHLDVDCVQIAGSNGKGSTARMLDGVLRNAGVSVGLFTSPGLNDFREQLRVDGRKIPKSLLSQYAEELVPCIDRLRADDDEPTHFEVLTAVALRHFSELDVDVAILEVGIGGRYDATSAVDPVASAVTSVSLEHTELLGETVEEIARDKAQVAPKNAPLVTGADGDALAAIRELTDVVTVGPDDADPDVVAVETGMRSPVESEVSIRGPGWSVDANLPLLGSHQATNAGVAATLARQVADADRDAIAAGLRSVTWPGRFEIMSRDPMIVLDGSHNPGAAATIADLVGRYDYDDLHLVFAAMSDKDYERMIESYPEITAAYATRPDLDRAEDPAVLADALSGYADGVETVPSVPEATERAIAAAGPDDFVLVTGSLYAVAEARDRWTRLLVPTARTRTTHTGNSFVGAAFGADAATGTGTGGPERPERDGPVTAADVDRRLFRTHLRPDQAERVAEHLSSIGGQCHRSDAGSPEKLVATVLSGTTTQFRELARTLSAEGLGLRRVAEQLAEQLDPNGRTADARLGPIADDGTAVMGILNVTPDSFHDGGKYEAVEAAVDRAEAMLDAGADVIDVGGESTRPGAEPVPIDTEIDRVVPVIERLDHLDAPISVDTRKAAVADAALEAGADIVNDVSELADPAMPGVVAEHDAGLILMHSHSVPVDPDNDPVYDDVVEDILEELTEQILRAERAGVDRDSIVVDPGCGFGKVAAESHELIDRAGEFSALGCPVMIGHSRKSMFAGADVAGDDRLTPTIAATSIAADRGADVVRVHDVAENVAAIRTVTGGIGGE, encoded by the coding sequence ATGGACTACCACGCGGCCGCGGACTATCTCACCTCGTTTCAACAGCGCCGGCCGAAACTCGGGATCGACACGACGGCCCGGATGCTGTCGCACCTCGGCGACCCCCACCTCGACGTCGACTGCGTGCAGATCGCGGGCTCGAACGGGAAGGGCAGCACCGCGCGGATGCTCGACGGCGTCCTCCGCAACGCTGGCGTGAGCGTCGGGCTGTTCACCTCGCCGGGGCTGAACGACTTCCGGGAGCAACTCCGCGTCGACGGACGGAAGATCCCGAAATCGCTGCTGTCGCAGTACGCCGAGGAACTGGTCCCCTGCATCGACCGGCTCCGGGCGGACGACGACGAGCCCACACACTTCGAGGTGTTGACCGCGGTCGCGCTCCGACACTTCAGCGAACTGGACGTCGACGTGGCGATCCTGGAGGTCGGGATCGGCGGCCGGTACGACGCCACCAGCGCGGTCGACCCGGTCGCCAGCGCGGTCACGAGCGTCAGCCTCGAGCACACCGAACTCCTGGGCGAGACCGTCGAGGAGATCGCCCGCGACAAGGCCCAGGTCGCGCCGAAGAACGCGCCGCTCGTCACCGGCGCCGACGGCGACGCCCTGGCGGCGATCCGGGAGCTCACCGACGTCGTCACCGTCGGCCCGGACGACGCCGACCCCGACGTGGTCGCGGTCGAGACGGGGATGCGGTCGCCGGTGGAAAGCGAGGTCTCGATCCGCGGCCCGGGGTGGTCGGTCGACGCCAACCTCCCACTCTTAGGCTCCCACCAGGCCACCAACGCGGGCGTGGCCGCGACGCTCGCCCGCCAGGTCGCCGACGCCGACCGCGACGCGATCGCTGCCGGCCTCCGGTCGGTGACCTGGCCCGGCCGCTTCGAGATCATGAGCCGGGACCCGATGATCGTCCTCGACGGGTCGCACAACCCCGGCGCGGCGGCCACGATCGCCGACCTCGTCGGACGGTACGACTACGACGACCTCCATCTGGTCTTCGCGGCGATGTCCGACAAGGACTACGAGCGGATGATCGAGTCGTACCCGGAGATCACGGCAGCGTACGCCACCCGGCCGGATCTCGACCGCGCCGAGGACCCCGCGGTCCTGGCCGACGCGCTCTCGGGGTACGCCGACGGCGTCGAGACCGTCCCGTCGGTGCCGGAGGCGACAGAGCGCGCGATCGCCGCCGCCGGCCCCGACGACTTCGTGCTCGTCACCGGGTCGCTGTACGCCGTCGCGGAGGCGCGGGACCGGTGGACGCGGCTGCTCGTGCCCACCGCCCGCACGCGAACGACACACACCGGAAACTCGTTCGTCGGCGCCGCGTTCGGCGCCGACGCGGCCACCGGAACCGGTACCGGGGGACCGGAGCGCCCCGAACGCGACGGCCCCGTGACCGCCGCCGACGTCGATCGCCGGCTGTTCCGAACCCACCTCCGCCCGGACCAAGCCGAGCGCGTGGCCGAGCACCTGTCGTCGATCGGCGGCCAGTGCCACCGCTCGGACGCCGGCAGCCCCGAGAAGCTGGTCGCGACGGTGCTTTCGGGGACGACCACGCAGTTCCGCGAACTCGCGCGGACGCTGTCGGCGGAGGGGCTGGGGCTCCGCCGCGTGGCCGAACAGCTGGCGGAACAACTCGATCCGAACGGCCGGACCGCCGACGCGCGGCTGGGGCCGATCGCCGACGACGGCACCGCGGTGATGGGGATCCTCAACGTCACGCCCGACAGCTTCCACGACGGCGGGAAGTACGAGGCCGTCGAGGCCGCGGTCGACCGCGCGGAGGCGATGCTCGACGCGGGCGCCGACGTGATCGACGTCGGCGGCGAGAGCACCCGGCCGGGCGCCGAGCCCGTCCCGATCGACACCGAGATCGACCGGGTGGTGCCGGTGATCGAGCGGCTCGACCACCTCGACGCCCCCATCTCGGTCGACACCCGGAAGGCGGCCGTCGCCGACGCCGCCCTGGAAGCGGGCGCCGACATCGTCAACGACGTCTCCGAACTCGCGGACCCGGCAATGCCCGGGGTGGTCGCGGAGCACGACGCCGGCCTGATCCTGATGCACAGCCACTCCGTCCCGGTCGATCCCGACAACGATCCGGTCTACGACGACGTCGTCGAGGACATCCTCGAGGAACTGACCGAGCAGATCCTCCGGGCCGAGCGCGCGGGCGTCGACCGCGACAGCATCGTGGTCGACCCGGGCTGTGGCTTCGGGAAGGTCGCCGCCGAGTCCCACGAGCTGATCGACCGCGCCGGGGAGTTTTCGGCGCTGGGCTGTCCGGTGATGATCGGCCACTCCCGGAAGTCGATGTTCGCGGGGGCCGACGTCGCCGGCGACGACCGGCTGACGCCGACGATCGCCGCGACTTCGATCGCGGCCGACCGGGGTGCCGACGTGGTCCGAGTCCACGACGTCGCCGAGAACGTCGCGGCGATCCGGACCGTGACCGGCGGGATCGGCGGGGAGTGA
- a CDS encoding BCCT family transporter — protein sequence MSGSDDTTGEMSDGLQVELFHPDSDREPGDTNIQKFGFDVHPIVFPIALVIIVAFVAATILLGDAAASVYSDIFTFINSTFGWFYILAVNLFILTIVYFAASKYGSIRIGGVEAEKEFSDFSWMAMLFSAGMGIGLMFFSVAEPMWHFGSSASDFMVVPPAFEASGGTAAAASAAMAQTFFHWGFHPWAIYGLVALGLAFFSFNRGLPLTFRSIFWPLLGERIYGWPGHLIDLVTVFATLFGLATSLGLGVAQVNTGLNYVFGNLLGVASVPTGTIPQVLLIAGITGIATLSVAAGLDGGVKRLSTANLYIMFAMLAFLFIVGPTLYILGTLSGGLGAYLQNFLELSFFTGIVGGGAALGGYTVQGWMGSWTVFYWGWWIAWSPFVGMFIARISKGRTVREFVLGVLVLPSMFSFVWLSTFGGSALFVELQGGAGIASAVAEQGQTVAMFAMLSNFPLAPVSGLLATLLVITFFVTSSDSGSLVIDHLTSGGKHDVPKVQRIFWAVTEGAVAAVLLVGGGLSALQTAAITTGLPFGVILVLMCYTVYLGLQNEYEILESEEFADRIEDLTDQDEVDIVTTGDETVTEIRGGETEGGD from the coding sequence ATGTCAGGTAGCGACGACACCACCGGCGAGATGTCCGACGGACTGCAGGTGGAGCTGTTCCACCCCGACTCCGACCGGGAGCCGGGTGACACCAACATCCAGAAGTTCGGGTTCGACGTTCACCCGATCGTCTTCCCGATTGCGCTGGTAATCATCGTCGCGTTCGTCGCGGCGACGATCCTGCTCGGCGACGCGGCGGCGTCGGTGTACAGCGACATCTTCACGTTCATCAACAGCACGTTCGGGTGGTTCTACATCCTGGCGGTGAACCTGTTCATCCTCACGATCGTGTACTTCGCCGCCAGCAAGTACGGGTCCATCCGTATCGGCGGCGTAGAGGCCGAAAAGGAGTTCAGCGACTTCTCGTGGATGGCGATGCTGTTCAGCGCCGGGATGGGGATCGGCCTGATGTTCTTCAGCGTCGCCGAGCCGATGTGGCACTTCGGTAGCAGCGCGTCGGACTTCATGGTCGTCCCGCCGGCGTTCGAGGCCTCGGGCGGCACGGCGGCCGCGGCGTCGGCCGCGATGGCCCAGACGTTCTTCCACTGGGGCTTCCACCCGTGGGCGATCTACGGGCTGGTCGCGCTGGGGCTGGCGTTCTTCTCGTTCAACCGCGGCCTGCCGCTGACCTTCCGGTCGATCTTCTGGCCGCTGCTCGGCGAGCGGATCTACGGGTGGCCGGGCCACCTGATCGACCTGGTCACGGTGTTCGCGACGCTGTTCGGCCTGGCGACGTCGCTCGGTCTCGGCGTCGCACAGGTCAACACCGGACTCAACTACGTCTTCGGGAACCTGCTCGGGGTCGCGAGCGTCCCCACGGGAACGATTCCGCAGGTGCTTCTGATCGCCGGCATCACCGGAATCGCGACGCTGTCGGTCGCAGCCGGCCTCGATGGCGGCGTCAAACGGCTCAGCACCGCGAACCTCTACATCATGTTCGCGATGCTGGCGTTCCTGTTCATCGTGGGACCGACCCTCTACATCCTGGGCACGCTGTCCGGCGGGCTCGGCGCCTACCTCCAGAACTTCCTGGAGCTCAGCTTCTTCACCGGCATCGTCGGTGGCGGCGCCGCCCTCGGCGGCTACACCGTCCAGGGCTGGATGGGGTCGTGGACCGTCTTCTATTGGGGCTGGTGGATCGCGTGGTCGCCGTTCGTCGGGATGTTCATCGCGCGGATCTCGAAGGGCCGGACCGTTCGTGAGTTCGTCCTCGGGGTCCTCGTGCTCCCGTCGATGTTCTCGTTCGTGTGGCTCTCGACCTTCGGCGGCTCCGCGCTGTTCGTCGAGCTTCAGGGCGGCGCCGGCATCGCGTCGGCGGTCGCAGAACAGGGCCAGACCGTCGCGATGTTCGCGATGCTGAGCAACTTCCCGCTTGCTCCGGTCTCGGGGCTGCTCGCGACGCTTCTGGTCATCACGTTCTTCGTCACGTCGTCGGACTCGGGGTCGCTGGTCATCGACCACCTGACCTCGGGCGGCAAGCACGACGTGCCGAAGGTCCAGCGCATCTTCTGGGCGGTCACCGAGGGCGCGGTCGCGGCGGTCCTGCTCGTCGGCGGCGGCCTCAGCGCGCTCCAGACGGCCGCGATCACGACCGGGCTCCCCTTCGGGGTCATCCTGGTCCTGATGTGTTACACGGTGTATCTCGGGCTCCAAAACGAGTACGAGATCCTCGAATCCGAGGAGTTCGCGGATCGGATCGAGGACCTCACCGATCAGGACGAAGTCGACATCGTCACCACCGGCGACGAGACGGTCACCGAAATCAGAGGCGGCGAGACGGAGGGCGGCGACTGA
- a CDS encoding universal stress protein, giving the protein MYQTILIPYDGSDESEKGATHGLELAAALDADVQGIYVIDLPGAPRALSLRDDEERMREEYREYGENILDSLGDRAAEHGVGYSSTIRTGTPSEEIVDYAEAEGIDAIVMGSAYRGKIGGILGSTMDKVVRTAAVPVITQRMQMDEV; this is encoded by the coding sequence ATGTACCAGACAATACTCATTCCGTACGACGGGAGCGACGAATCGGAGAAAGGCGCGACACACGGGCTCGAACTCGCGGCCGCGCTCGACGCCGACGTTCAGGGCATCTACGTCATCGACCTCCCCGGCGCCCCGCGGGCGCTGTCGCTCCGGGACGACGAAGAGCGGATGCGCGAGGAGTACCGTGAGTACGGCGAGAACATCCTCGACTCCCTCGGCGACCGGGCCGCCGAACACGGCGTCGGGTACTCCTCAACGATCCGCACGGGCACTCCCAGCGAGGAGATCGTCGACTACGCCGAAGCCGAGGGAATCGACGCCATCGTGATGGGATCGGCCTACCGGGGGAAGATCGGCGGGATCCTCGGCAGCACGATGGACAAGGTGGTCCGGACCGCGGCGGTGCCGGTGATCACCCAGCGGATGCAGATGGACGAGGTGTAA